The DNA sequence GGACTGCTTATTTAGAGCGTAATTTCAATGCAACTTGCCGACTCCTCCTCGCAAGAAGTGGTTCAATACATCGCTGAGTATTTTAGTATTCTGAGCGAACCGATGCGCTTGCGCCTGTTAAACTTACTGCGCGATCGCGAACAATGCGTCCAAGAATTAGTTGATGCCACGCAAACCAGTCAGGCGAACGTTTCTAAGCATCTCAAAGTCATGCTGCAAGCCGGTATCCTCAGCCGCCGCAGCGAAGGAACCTCTGCTTATTACAGCATTGAAGATCCGCTCATTTTTGAACTGTGCAACCTCGTTTGCAATCGCCTCGCTACGCGCATCGAACAGCAAGCGCGTCACTTCCGGGACTTTAATACGCGGGAAATGAATTATAAATAATGGATAATTGATAATGGACAATGGATAACGTCGGGAAGAATTGATAATTGATAATGGACAATGGATAATGTCTTGAATAATTGACAATGGACATCACCCAAACCCTTGCACCTCCAATTAGTGCTGATGTCCTAAAAAGAAGCTTCGCCTCAAGAGAGCAATTAATTTGTACGAACGTTATCAATTATCCATTATCCATTGTCAATTATTGAGTTTCTAAAGACCGAAATCGCGTTCAAATTTTTGGCGAGTTAGCGGTTGTTCTAGAACCAATCCTTCGCCGCCCAGCACATTTAAACGATTGCCTTCCACCTCAATCCAAACCTTTCCTTGAGGATTGAGAGAGGTTGCCGTATAGATAACCTGAGCCAAGCGCCCCGTCATCGACATCGTACCGCCCCCTTTCGTAAAATCTTCCGAAAGATTAACGTTCACCCCATCGGGCACCTGTTTCAACCCTAACAATCGCGTTCCTTTCGGAATGCTAGAGCTTTGCGCTGCCGTTTTCGGGCCAGCTAACAACGCTTGAAAAGCTCGATTGAGCGCAGCTTCCGATTCAGCCGCGTTTTTAGGCGCACTTCCTTCCACCGGACTAGGAACCGGCTTAACGGTTTGAGCGTTAGCATCGAGCCAAAACACCTTCGCACCTGCTTGCTGAGATGTTTTCGTCGCCTGCACGGGAGGTTTCGGGGGCGTTGGGCGTGCGACGGGCGAGGGAGACGCAGGAACGATAGAAGGCGAAGGCGAAGGCAAAACCGTTGTGGCAGTCGGAGACGGAGTAGGAGATACAGAATTGGTCGATTCGGTTGTCGTCGCGTCGCAACCGGCTAAGATGACGGCAAAGAGTCCGACGAGCAGGTGAAGCGATGGTTTTAAATTGGGTTTAATCATAGGTCACTGAAAATGCGAGCGATAGGACGAAATACAAAAGCGAACTTAAAGGTTTTAGCTACCAGCAATATTCAAAAACCATTCGGTTCGAGCCGGACAAAAGCGGCTGTTT is a window from the Oscillatoria sp. FACHB-1406 genome containing:
- a CDS encoding metalloregulator ArsR/SmtB family transcription factor is translated as MQLADSSSQEVVQYIAEYFSILSEPMRLRLLNLLRDREQCVQELVDATQTSQANVSKHLKVMLQAGILSRRSEGTSAYYSIEDPLIFELCNLVCNRLATRIEQQARHFRDFNTREMNYK
- a CDS encoding GerMN domain-containing protein — protein: MIKPNLKPSLHLLVGLFAVILAGCDATTTESTNSVSPTPSPTATTVLPSPSPSIVPASPSPVARPTPPKPPVQATKTSQQAGAKVFWLDANAQTVKPVPSPVEGSAPKNAAESEAALNRAFQALLAGPKTAAQSSSIPKGTRLLGLKQVPDGVNVNLSEDFTKGGGTMSMTGRLAQVIYTATSLNPQGKVWIEVEGNRLNVLGGEGLVLEQPLTRQKFERDFGL